From the genome of Fusobacterium varium, one region includes:
- the yjcD gene encoding Putative ATP-dependent DNA helicase yjcD, whose protein sequence is MKNRLVLKASAGTGKTYRLSLEYVGALCRGTDFKDILVMTFTKKATAEIKERILKFLKELAENAKDGESIKENLKKIYPDMEFNQQKISAVYQDLIQNRDKLKVYTIDAFTNLIFKKAIAPYLKIYSYEIIDDDENRKILIKTFQKIFDNKEDFRAFKGFLEDNSEKDMENYLTLIKNILNERWKVIVLGEKLKEKREVLTSESNYKHMDRIVEILERVSKIKDKSLEELFKTSLKKYLLCKNENEKEDFIFEKNGDILEKEIWNGVKVKSKKGDIDSELEDMKYIYGELKDNLAKTMYNNSIIPYEEKLLYILNRIYEVYDDIKFKEKKFTHSDISSYTFKYIRDKELNFINENGVTDEFFEILDGKIDTIFIDEFQDTSILQWKILKDIIDQTNNVICVGDEKQSIYGWRGGEKKLFENLEKIIDGKEEKLFTCFRSEKNIVSFTNMIFSNISKMSDKEEFGEEPWNFYEVNSKSEDVSGHIEILRKKSDDEITVINQIIKKIKEDFNNNYKGIGILGRTNKELDMIAEKLSEADIPYVIDSNSNIVDYRGINGLFSLINYLVKNDYLSLLDFFRSDLINIRVKALKYMIKNREDIEKYLNMEDIEILLDGIELEVLEIVRDIRKEYMENNGETNFLTYDILKKVGIGGRFNSKSDISNIYSFYKIIKNYKYFEEFIVEFEDKKNSDKFKKMVLEDDNSVNIMTIHKSKGLEFDTLFYYYNPSSRGNSRGNMRFFLKMDKEYNEPESFLITHDKFKKIIKSLGKEYDYLNDIEIKEKHEEINNLYVALTRPKNNLYIAVENDKENLFSEALFLSENIIEESNIVFSKNDVKIAEGKKREFAVDLSTPEADYPDAEESMEKEREKIYSHALANEMKRVRGTTVHFFLENILHGSEEEIALAKELTFSRFASVIREKVIKELLSDENIEYILNKNRKIFSDEWDFIFPEYEVFTEEKTYRIDRLMVKMPVDESKGIIYIVDYKTGETDEEQIENYRHLIEKLLEERKMLEKFEIITEFIEFKL, encoded by the coding sequence GTGAAAAACAGACTGGTTTTAAAAGCAAGTGCTGGAACAGGAAAAACTTATCGCCTCTCTTTAGAATATGTAGGAGCATTGTGCAGAGGAACAGATTTTAAAGATATACTTGTGATGACTTTTACTAAAAAAGCAACAGCCGAAATAAAAGAAAGAATACTTAAATTTTTGAAAGAACTGGCAGAGAATGCGAAAGATGGAGAAAGTATAAAAGAAAATTTAAAAAAAATATATCCAGATATGGAATTTAATCAGCAAAAAATATCTGCTGTATATCAGGATTTAATTCAAAATAGAGATAAATTAAAAGTATATACAATTGATGCTTTTACGAATTTAATATTTAAGAAAGCAATAGCTCCATACTTGAAGATATACTCATATGAAATAATTGATGATGATGAAAATAGAAAAATATTGATTAAAACATTTCAGAAGATATTTGATAATAAAGAAGATTTCAGAGCTTTTAAAGGTTTTTTGGAAGATAACTCAGAAAAAGATATGGAAAATTATCTTACACTTATAAAAAATATTTTAAATGAGAGATGGAAGGTAATTGTTTTAGGAGAAAAACTTAAAGAGAAAAGAGAAGTGCTGACATCAGAGAGCAACTATAAACACATGGACAGAATAGTGGAAATACTGGAAAGAGTATCTAAAATAAAAGATAAATCTTTAGAAGAACTATTTAAAACTTCATTGAAAAAATATCTGTTATGTAAGAATGAAAATGAAAAAGAGGATTTTATTTTTGAAAAAAATGGAGATATTTTAGAAAAAGAGATATGGAATGGGGTAAAAGTAAAGTCTAAAAAAGGGGATATAGATTCTGAACTGGAAGATATGAAATATATCTATGGAGAATTAAAGGATAACCTTGCCAAGACAATGTATAATAACAGTATTATTCCCTATGAGGAAAAATTGTTATATATATTAAATCGAATATATGAAGTCTATGATGACATAAAATTTAAAGAAAAAAAGTTCACACATTCAGATATCAGTAGTTACACTTTTAAGTATATAAGAGATAAGGAATTAAATTTCATAAATGAAAATGGAGTAACAGATGAGTTTTTTGAAATCCTAGATGGAAAAATAGATACTATATTTATAGATGAATTTCAGGATACAAGCATACTTCAATGGAAAATATTGAAAGATATAATTGATCAAACAAATAATGTAATCTGCGTTGGAGATGAAAAACAAAGTATTTACGGTTGGCGTGGGGGAGAGAAAAAACTCTTTGAAAATCTTGAAAAAATAATAGATGGAAAAGAGGAGAAACTTTTTACCTGCTTCAGAAGTGAAAAAAATATAGTGAGCTTTACAAATATGATATTCTCAAATATTTCTAAAATGTCAGACAAGGAAGAATTTGGAGAAGAACCATGGAATTTCTATGAGGTAAATTCAAAGTCAGAAGATGTATCAGGTCATATAGAAATATTGAGAAAAAAATCAGATGATGAAATTACAGTAATAAATCAAATAATAAAAAAGATAAAAGAAGATTTTAATAATAATTATAAAGGTATAGGAATATTGGGAAGAACTAACAAAGAGCTGGATATGATAGCTGAAAAATTATCAGAAGCAGATATCCCCTATGTTATAGATTCAAATTCTAATATAGTAGATTATAGAGGAATAAATGGACTTTTTTCTTTGATAAATTATCTTGTAAAAAATGATTATCTTTCACTTTTAGATTTTTTTAGGTCAGATTTGATAAATATAAGAGTAAAAGCTCTAAAATATATGATAAAAAATAGAGAAGATATAGAAAAATATCTCAATATGGAAGATATAGAAATCTTATTAGATGGAATTGAGCTTGAGGTATTGGAAATAGTGAGAGATATTAGAAAAGAATATATGGAAAATAATGGAGAAACAAATTTTCTTACTTATGATATATTAAAAAAAGTAGGAATAGGTGGAAGATTTAATAGTAAAAGTGATATTTCCAATATTTATTCTTTTTATAAAATAATAAAGAACTATAAATATTTTGAAGAATTTATAGTTGAATTTGAAGATAAAAAGAATAGTGATAAGTTTAAGAAAATGGTATTAGAAGATGATAACAGTGTCAATATTATGACAATACATAAATCTAAGGGATTGGAATTTGATACTCTGTTCTATTATTACAATCCTTCATCAAGAGGAAATTCAAGAGGTAATATGAGATTTTTTCTGAAAATGGATAAAGAATACAATGAACCTGAAAGTTTTCTTATCACTCATGACAAATTCAAAAAAATTATAAAATCTTTGGGAAAAGAATATGATTATTTGAATGATATAGAAATTAAAGAAAAGCATGAAGAAATAAATAATCTCTATGTAGCTCTTACAAGACCTAAAAATAATTTATATATAGCAGTTGAAAATGATAAAGAAAACCTTTTTTCTGAGGCTTTATTTCTTAGTGAAAATATTATAGAAGAGAGCAATATTGTATTTAGTAAGAATGATGTAAAAATAGCTGAAGGGAAAAAAAGGGAATTTGCAGTTGATTTATCAACTCCAGAAGCTGATTATCCTGATGCAGAAGAAAGTATGGAAAAAGAAAGGGAAAAGATTTATTCCCATGCTCTTGCAAATGAGATGAAAAGAGTGAGAGGAACAACTGTACACTTCTTTTTAGAAAATATCTTACATGGAAGTGAAGAAGAGATAGCCTTAGCTAAGGAGCTTACTTTTTCAAGATTTGCTTCTGTGATTAGAGAAAAGGTTATAAAAGAACTTTTGTCAGATGAGAATATAGAATATATTCTAAATAAAAATAGAAAAATCTTTTCTGATGAATGGGATTTCATATTTCCTGAATATGAAGTATTTACAGAGGAAAAAACATATCGTATAGATAGGTTAATGGTAAAAATGCCAGTAGATGAATCTAAAGGAATAATATATATAGTGGATTATAAAACTGGAGAAACTGATGAAGAACAGATTGAGAACTATAGACATTTAATAGAAAAACTTTTAGAAGAGAGGAAAATGCTGGAGAAATTTGAAATAATAACAGAATTTATAGAATTCAAATTGTAG
- a CDS encoding Inactivated superfamily I helicase — translation MEEREIEIILQLENGDFDEKNLKIEKITLPETSPSKIYVYQSKDELEESMSLIYLFKGKGKNGDIYSPVPENNTYHNIFPRYFGKSQAVTMNDTKLYKFLNIQLNILMNMEEKLGRVYLISALKKAFDDRVFREYYSLGIEDIAVLNNFMKEDYKYISSKILETQEAQYYFSDNMDFKNKMENIFFDLNSIIELKSVDDIYEYFKKQINLEKFIEKEYGSVFEKFFEIFGIMKSNENMSIHKNFNSYFDGSLGNSLFRLVIQYMKDIVIASNEKVDSERAIVKNIEAARFARESKSLYKEKKMFGETNFFMDITGDILPGNIGDNLIFTEKQRKDMGMMSREEKREIKKYRFFQAVFSNINAVIFTKKNEDKGIDVSPFLDELCIKYELEIKKVPVDLNGSIEALKNAVFEKEKGYPKFEIEEFPKDNEDFKDRKLSMGAYDYSNLKQCRLKFYFQKMNNLEYLCPPEESDISSRFFGILVHKVLEEIVKGMWKEVISKGNFNIDNNYIKEILSKHFSYNRAKIPLHMDNYCSEIMIPIIASNIDKFFNYIEAKYSNIEIKRFQGEKGVYETKPFIDGDIQIFLRGVADLVIESEIGNEIIDYKTGGANKEQLDYYSIILYEDEKKLKSLFLMCGREV, via the coding sequence TTGGAAGAAAGAGAAATAGAAATAATACTTCAGCTAGAAAATGGGGATTTTGATGAAAAAAATCTTAAAATAGAAAAGATAACATTGCCAGAAACTTCTCCAAGCAAAATATATGTGTATCAATCTAAAGATGAACTGGAAGAAAGTATGAGTCTGATTTATTTATTTAAAGGCAAGGGAAAAAATGGAGATATATATTCTCCTGTTCCAGAGAATAATACTTACCATAATATTTTTCCAAGATATTTCGGGAAATCTCAAGCAGTGACAATGAATGACACTAAGTTATATAAATTTTTAAATATTCAACTAAATATTCTTATGAACATGGAAGAGAAACTTGGAAGAGTTTATTTAATATCTGCCCTTAAAAAAGCATTTGATGACAGAGTGTTTAGAGAATATTATTCATTGGGAATAGAAGATATAGCTGTACTTAATAATTTTATGAAAGAGGACTATAAGTATATATCTTCTAAAATATTAGAAACGCAGGAAGCACAGTATTATTTTTCAGATAATATGGATTTTAAAAATAAAATGGAAAATATATTTTTTGATTTAAATAGTATAATAGAGTTGAAAAGTGTAGATGATATATATGAATATTTTAAAAAACAAATAAATTTGGAAAAATTTATAGAGAAAGAATATGGAAGCGTTTTTGAAAAGTTTTTTGAAATATTTGGAATAATGAAAAGTAATGAAAATATGAGCATTCATAAGAATTTTAACAGCTATTTTGATGGAAGTCTTGGGAATTCTCTTTTCAGGCTTGTTATTCAGTATATGAAAGATATAGTAATAGCTTCAAATGAAAAAGTAGATTCTGAAAGAGCCATTGTAAAAAATATAGAAGCTGCAAGGTTTGCTAGGGAAAGTAAGTCGCTGTATAAAGAGAAAAAGATGTTTGGGGAAACTAATTTCTTTATGGATATTACTGGGGATATTTTGCCCGGAAATATAGGTGATAATCTCATATTTACTGAAAAACAGAGAAAAGATATGGGAATGATGAGCAGAGAGGAAAAAAGAGAAATAAAAAAATATAGATTTTTCCAAGCTGTATTCAGTAATATTAATGCTGTTATTTTTACTAAAAAAAATGAAGATAAGGGAATAGATGTATCTCCATTTTTAGATGAGCTTTGCATAAAATATGAGTTGGAAATAAAAAAAGTACCTGTTGATCTTAATGGAAGTATAGAGGCACTTAAAAATGCTGTATTTGAAAAGGAAAAGGGATATCCAAAATTTGAAATAGAAGAATTTCCAAAGGATAATGAAGATTTTAAAGATAGAAAATTGAGTATGGGAGCATATGATTACAGCAATTTAAAACAATGCAGATTAAAATTTTATTTTCAAAAAATGAATAATCTAGAGTATCTGTGTCCTCCTGAAGAAAGTGATATAAGCAGTAGATTTTTTGGAATACTTGTTCATAAAGTATTAGAGGAAATAGTAAAAGGAATGTGGAAGGAAGTTATTTCAAAGGGAAATTTTAATATTGACAACAATTATATAAAAGAGATATTAAGCAAACATTTTTCATATAACAGAGCTAAAATACCATTGCATATGGATAATTACTGTAGTGAAATAATGATTCCAATAATTGCATCTAATATAGATAAATTTTTTAATTACATAGAAGCAAAATATAGTAATATTGAGATAAAAAGATTTCAGGGAGAAAAGGGAGTATATGAAACAAAACCATTTATAGATGGAGATATTCAGATATTTCTCAGGGGAGTTGCCGACTTAGTAATAGAAAGTGAAATTGGAAATGAAATTATAGATTATAAAACTGGAGGAGCTAATAAAGAACAGTTAGATTACTATAGTATAATTTTATATGAAGATGAAAAAAAGCTCAAAAGTCTATTTTTAATGTGTGGAAGGGAAGTATAG
- the mdtK_2 gene encoding Multidrug-efflux transporter, with protein MFAAIMAIALPAIADLFVQTLLGFFDMIMVGKLGPVAISSVGIGNAPVQAVIPVFFAISIGTTAIVSRAFGSDNKKEGKTSMAQSIILSVPFSVIIAGLLLFFGDNILSLVGRADDMDLVRTTEYYRAVVMGLPFLCFNVVFAAAYRSTSKSTIPMVANLISVISNVILNYIFIFTLGMGVLGAGIATTIARGIVTVIYLVLTLFTNRFWVSIPFSALKYDGNMTRRILKVGIPAAIEQGIFRIGMLVFEMMVISLGTMAYTSHKIALTAESFSFNMGFGFSVAGTALVGQQLGKNSPKNAERDAKATTLLALCAMSAFGLTFFILPGTIIAMFTKEPAIREMATGALRLVSICQPFLAVSMVLSGCLRGAGDTKAVLLITSLGMYLIRIPLTYLFLYKLETGLLGAWVVMSIDLGFRSMACYRTFKKGRWRYLSV; from the coding sequence GTGTTTGCAGCAATTATGGCAATAGCACTTCCTGCAATAGCTGATTTATTTGTTCAAACATTATTGGGGTTCTTTGATATGATAATGGTTGGAAAATTAGGGCCAGTGGCAATAAGTTCAGTAGGGATAGGGAATGCACCTGTGCAGGCAGTTATTCCAGTATTCTTTGCAATAAGTATTGGAACAACGGCAATAGTCAGCAGAGCTTTTGGGTCTGATAATAAAAAAGAGGGAAAAACTTCAATGGCACAGAGTATTATACTTTCTGTACCATTTTCTGTTATTATAGCAGGACTTTTATTGTTTTTTGGTGACAATATACTTAGTCTTGTAGGAAGAGCTGATGATATGGATTTAGTAAGAACTACAGAATATTATAGAGCAGTAGTTATGGGACTGCCTTTTTTATGTTTTAATGTAGTGTTTGCAGCAGCTTATAGATCAACAAGCAAGTCTACAATTCCTATGGTGGCAAATTTGATAAGTGTTATTTCCAATGTTATATTAAACTATATTTTCATATTTACACTTGGAATGGGAGTACTTGGGGCAGGAATAGCTACTACAATAGCAAGAGGAATAGTAACAGTTATTTATTTAGTGCTTACATTATTTACAAATAGGTTCTGGGTATCAATACCATTTAGTGCTTTAAAATATGATGGAAATATGACAAGAAGAATATTGAAAGTAGGAATACCTGCTGCAATAGAACAAGGTATATTCAGAATAGGTATGCTTGTATTTGAAATGATGGTAATATCTCTTGGAACTATGGCATATACTTCACATAAGATAGCTCTTACAGCTGAATCATTTTCATTTAATATGGGATTCGGATTTTCAGTAGCAGGGACAGCATTAGTAGGACAGCAGCTAGGGAAAAATTCACCTAAAAATGCTGAAAGAGATGCTAAAGCAACAACTTTATTAGCTCTTTGTGCAATGTCAGCTTTTGGATTGACATTTTTTATACTTCCGGGAACTATAATAGCTATGTTTACAAAAGAACCAGCTATTAGAGAAATGGCAACAGGAGCTTTAAGGCTGGTATCAATATGTCAGCCATTCCTTGCAGTATCAATGGTATTGAGTGGTTGCTTGAGAGGAGCAGGGGATACAAAGGCAGTTCTTCTTATTACAAGTTTAGGAATGTATCTAATAAGAATTCCTCTTACATATTTATTTTTATACAAGCTGGAAACAGGACTGCTGGGGGCATGGGTAGTAATGTCAATAGATCTTGGTTTTAGGAGTATGGCTTGCTATAGAACATTTAAAAAAGGAAGATGGAGATATTTAAGTGTTTAA
- the mepA_10 gene encoding Multidrug export protein mepA, protein MSKSISLGKDPVWKLFLNFSIPAVTGMIVTAMYSIVDGIFVGRGVGADGLAALNLGYPIVNFGAALSLMFGIGGATLISLNPKDKEFCNRCFSYIIVLNVTAYLLILLLVVFFNERIIRLMGANDNLLPMVKAYMYPCTAALGFLMISNSLNAVVRNDKAPAYAFISMVIGAVTNIFLDWLFIMKFGFGIFGAAAATGIGQLFSMLFLVKYFMKPGSRFKFSFENRIKIDIMKKIAAIGFPSFIMEFTVALITILFNISFMKYSGEMGVSAFCIVGYVFYIFRMLYNGMGQGIQPIVSYNYGEKKLDRVEDTFKIGHKISFGIAIVILIWVNFFGSSLIRLFNEDPELIKTAVHGLRLYASAIIFVGANFINISFLQSKDRAKAANILSVLRSTVFVLIGLLILPKFLGENGIWLALPFSDLMTFLTTLVLKRKTDIF, encoded by the coding sequence ATGTCTAAAAGTATTAGCTTGGGGAAAGATCCAGTATGGAAACTATTTTTAAATTTCTCTATCCCAGCAGTGACAGGAATGATAGTAACAGCTATGTATTCTATTGTTGATGGAATATTTGTAGGTCGTGGAGTAGGGGCAGATGGACTTGCTGCTTTGAATTTAGGTTATCCGATAGTTAATTTTGGAGCTGCTTTAAGCTTGATGTTCGGAATAGGAGGGGCTACTCTTATTTCTTTGAACCCAAAGGATAAAGAATTTTGCAATAGATGTTTTTCGTATATAATAGTACTCAATGTTACTGCATATCTACTTATACTTCTTTTAGTTGTATTTTTTAATGAAAGAATAATAAGACTTATGGGAGCTAATGACAATCTTCTTCCAATGGTAAAAGCATATATGTATCCATGTACAGCAGCACTAGGTTTTCTAATGATATCTAATAGTCTTAATGCTGTAGTAAGAAATGATAAAGCACCAGCTTATGCTTTTATTTCAATGGTAATAGGGGCTGTGACAAATATATTTTTAGACTGGCTTTTTATAATGAAATTTGGCTTTGGTATATTTGGTGCAGCAGCAGCTACGGGAATAGGGCAGCTGTTTTCAATGCTTTTTCTTGTTAAGTATTTTATGAAACCTGGTTCAAGATTTAAATTTTCATTTGAAAATAGAATAAAAATAGATATAATGAAAAAAATAGCAGCCATAGGCTTTCCATCATTTATAATGGAATTTACAGTGGCACTGATAACAATTTTATTCAATATTTCATTTATGAAATATAGTGGAGAAATGGGTGTATCAGCTTTCTGTATAGTTGGATATGTATTTTATATATTTAGAATGCTGTATAACGGTATGGGGCAAGGAATTCAGCCAATAGTGAGTTATAACTATGGTGAGAAAAAATTAGACAGGGTGGAAGATACGTTTAAAATTGGACATAAAATATCATTTGGAATAGCAATTGTCATACTCATATGGGTAAATTTCTTTGGAAGCAGCCTTATAAGATTATTTAATGAAGACCCAGAGCTTATAAAAACTGCTGTACATGGATTGAGATTATATGCAAGTGCAATAATATTTGTTGGAGCTAATTTTATAAATATATCTTTTCTTCAGTCTAAAGACAGAGCAAAAGCTGCTAATATACTTTCAGTGTTGAGAAGTACTGTATTTGTCCTTATAGGACTTTTGATTCTTCCAAAATTTTTGGGAGAGAATGGGATTTGGCTTGCACTGCCATTTTCAGATTTAATGACATTCTTAACAACTTTAGTGCTGAAAAGAAAAACAGATATATTTTAA
- a CDS encoding heat-inducible protein: MYKKIATFLAVGTLLVGCSSIGSGKNNIKNIEKQEFLLTNKYKDANITIAFEGDKVYGFSGVNRYFGGAKIDGDNIEVLNVASTMMAGPEDRMQAESGYIKLLNEADKIEVKNDSIILLTKDNEKLIFEKK; the protein is encoded by the coding sequence ATGTATAAAAAAATAGCAACTTTTTTAGCTGTAGGAACATTATTAGTTGGGTGTTCTAGCATAGGAAGTGGAAAAAATAACATAAAAAATATAGAAAAGCAGGAATTTCTATTAACTAACAAGTACAAAGATGCAAATATAACTATTGCATTTGAAGGTGATAAAGTATACGGATTTTCAGGTGTAAACAGATATTTTGGTGGAGCTAAAATAGATGGAGATAATATAGAGGTACTTAATGTTGCTTCTACTATGATGGCAGGACCTGAAGATAGAATGCAGGCTGAAAGTGGATATATTAAACTTTTAAATGAAGCAGATAAAATAGAAGTTAAAAATGACAGTATCATATTACTTACTAAAGATAATGAAAAATTAATATTTGAAAAAAAGTAG
- a CDS encoding histidinol-phosphatase, which produces MIISDYHVHSEFSGDSTQDMEEIVQKAISLGLQEIAITDHLEYDIEGMTDRWVLKVDKYVERVLELKEKYRKDIEVKLGVEVGVQTHTREYLEGVVNSYPFDFVINSSHAINRIDLAFGEIQEGRTKEEVQALYFDNVLKNVELYDKFNVYGHLDFVTRYGGPKYRGLNYKENFDRIDAVLKKLIEKGKGIEINTSGYRYKEERFYPCTDIIKRYYELGGEILTIGSDAHVKEYLTMDFKRAYDFLESIGKNILLLLKECSQFLRK; this is translated from the coding sequence ATGATTATAAGTGACTATCATGTACATAGTGAATTTTCAGGAGATTCAACTCAAGATATGGAAGAAATTGTACAGAAAGCTATTTCTTTAGGACTGCAGGAAATCGCCATTACAGACCATTTAGAATATGATATAGAAGGAATGACAGATAGATGGGTTCTTAAAGTGGATAAGTATGTGGAAAGGGTATTAGAGTTAAAAGAAAAATATAGAAAAGATATTGAGGTAAAACTTGGAGTAGAAGTGGGAGTTCAAACACATACAAGAGAATATTTGGAAGGTGTTGTAAATAGTTATCCTTTTGATTTTGTAATAAATTCCAGCCATGCTATCAACAGAATAGACCTTGCTTTTGGAGAGATACAGGAAGGAAGAACTAAAGAGGAAGTGCAGGCTCTTTATTTTGACAATGTATTAAAAAATGTAGAGCTTTATGATAAATTTAATGTTTATGGACATCTTGATTTTGTTACAAGATATGGTGGGCCTAAATATAGAGGATTAAATTACAAAGAAAATTTTGATAGAATTGATGCTGTATTAAAAAAATTAATAGAAAAAGGGAAAGGGATAGAGATTAACACTTCTGGATATAGATACAAAGAAGAAAGATTCTATCCATGTACTGACATAATAAAAAGATATTATGAGCTTGGAGGAGAAATATTGACAATTGGGTCAGATGCTCATGTAAAAGAATACTTAACTATGGATTTCAAGAGAGCATATGATTTTTTAGAAAGTATAGGGAAAAATATATTACTTCTTTTGAAGGAATGCAGCCAATTTTTAAGAAAATAA